A single Brienomyrus brachyistius isolate T26 chromosome 11, BBRACH_0.4, whole genome shotgun sequence DNA region contains:
- the myrf gene encoding myelin regulatory factor isoform X1: protein MDVVDETEALRRFFEGHDINSSLEPANIDTSILEEYISKEDDSSDICFSEVQGGTGPSFSSPQPGVSSGGVTCDVSPHAPLRPGAQPPLPPLCQSTYPTAPSLGGHRHNYPYLGQQPQQLQQSHVKTEHRGHYASGTLPESPPDSSSEPYSPQQVNDPHLLSKMSPENMCHISPPPPQPHYSGLQRDMYLKQEPMISQYPPGPAMCTGGGDIQQSQMLHQLLQLPQGQDAIPGHQAKKRKHSDSPPSTLNAQMLSGIIKQEPGLIQDAENSYLDPNYQCIKWQPHQQNKWTTLYDANCKELPMPTYRVDADKGFNFSVPDDAFVCQKKNHFQVTVYIGMLGDPKYVKTSEGLQPIDCFYLKLNGVKLEAMNQCINVEQSQSDRSKRPFKPVLVTLPPEQVTKVTVGRLHFSETTANNMRKKGKPNPDQRYFMLVVALQAQSHNQSYTVAAQVSERIIVRVTSASNPGQFESDSEVLWQRGQLPDSVYHHGRVGINTDRPDEALVVHGNLKVMGSLVHPSDIRAKENVQEVNTTDNLKRISQMRLVHYHYKPEFAATVGIENTAETGVIAQEVQQILPEAVKEGGDVVCANGETIPNLLVVNKDRIFMENVGAVKELCKLTDNLETRIDELERWSRKLAKLRRLDSMKSTVSGGTVSQSGSQFSRAGSVPIKKRSGRSGSKSPAPENGCISQKFLQGAILALVIIMAFSVVSMSILYALTRHQQSEIEADGSASLCTFSVSWTPVLTATLTLCPSVCPCRSNSGLGSSRKASFSPAASIPPPQVPPSPSMSNKDLCCPSPTSQSNQSTTSVLPSNNQSTSEPVSLAPTPGSTNKKAKSRPIEKDARHRNRLSHTSAPAPSFQSKTKRPLPADQGSSGMDKWLPAPRQQRSIHTRGRNPAPSLTSMRILETGQPITMEFCPLPDSCRTGVHSYTVSLHGNNYTSLSHVTLHMRSNISVLVFQCGVTRGRHCSPYPDMQTQHSAEQPQSEQNVFTKGQEHLWSVPRLSFQDVSYHFRVALSKQVICATREEKEYIGQYSDYHFLFQRSCG, encoded by the exons GCCATGATATCAACAGCTCCTTGGAGCCGGCTAACATTGACACAAGCATCTTGGAGGAGTATATCAGCAAGGAAGACGACAGCTCTGACAT ATGTTTCTCTGAGGTCCAGGGAGGCACTGGCCCCAGTTTCTCTTCCCCACAACCCGGGGTCTCCTCAGGGGGAGTGACATGTGATGTGAGCCCCCACGCGCCCCTGCGCCCGGGCGCCCAGCCACCCCTGCCCCCACTCTGCCAGAGCACTTACCCCACAGCTCCCTCACTAGGAGGGCATCGACACAACTACCCCTACCTGGGGCAGCAACCACAGCAGCTTCAGCAGTCCCACGTCAAGACAGAACACAGGGGCCACTACGCCTCTGG AACATTACCTGAGTCCCCACCCGACTCCAGCTCAGAACCGTACTCCCCCCAGCAAGTGAATG ACCCTCACCTGCTCAGCAAGATGTCTCCCGAGAACATGTGCCACATCTCGCCCCCGCCTCCCCAGCCGCACTACTCTGGCCTGCAGCGAGACATGTACCTGAAACAGGAGCCAATGATATCGCAGTACCCACCTGGGCCGGCCATGTGCACGGGGGGTGGGGACATCCAGCAGAGCCAAATGCTGCATCAGCTGCTGCAGCTTCCTCAAGGAcagga TGCCATTCCCGGTCACCAAGCCAAAAAGAGGAAGCACTCTGACTCTCCTCCAAGCACCCTCAACGCACAGATGCTCAGTGGCATCATCAAGCAAGAGCCAG GGTTGATCCAGGATGCAGAGAATTCCTACCTGGACCCCAATTACCAGTGCATCAAGTGGCAGCCTCACCAGCAGAACAAATGGACTACACTGTATGATGCCAACTGCAAGGagct GCCGATGCCCACCTATCGCGTCGACGCTGACAAGGGCTTTAACTTCTCAGTGCCGGATGATGCCTTTGTGTGCCAGAAGAAGAACCACTTCCAGGTCACAGTGTACATCGGCATGTTGGGTGATCCTAAATATGTCAAGACCAGTGAGGGTCTGCAGCCTATAGACTGCTTCTACCTCAAACTCAACGGAGTGAAG CTTGAAGCCATGAACCAGTGTATCAACGTGGAGCAATCTCAGTCTGACCGCAGCAAGAGGCCTTTCAAACCAGTTCT GGTGACTCTGCCCCCAGAGCAGGTGACCAAAGTTACAGTAGGGCGGCTTCATTTCAGTGAGACGACAGCCAACAACATGCGAAAGAAAGGAAAACCCAACCCTGACCAGCG gtACTTCATGCTggtggtggcgctgcaggcccAGTCCCACAATCAGAGCTACACGGTGGCGGCTCAGGTGTCAGAGAGGATTATCGTCAGGGTAACCTCT GCATCCAACCCAGGGCAGTTTGAGAGCGACAGCGAGGTCCTGTGGCAACGGGGCCAACTTCCCGACTCTGTGTACCACCACGGCAGAGTGGGCATCAACACCGACCGGCCAGATGAGGCGCTGGTGGTTCATGGCAACCTCAAAGTCATGGGGTCCTTGGTGCACCCCTCGGACATCCGTGCCAAAGAGAACGTTCAGGAG GTAAACACCACGGACAATCTGAAGAGGATCTCTCAGATGCGGTTGGTGCACTATCACTACAAGCCTGAGTTTGCAGCCACTGTGGGGATTGAAAACACCGCAGAAACAG GAGTGATTGCCCAGGAGGTGCAACAGATCCTGCCAGAGGCAGTTAAGGAGGGTGGAGATGTTGTCTGTGCCAACGGGGAGACCATTCCTAACCTGCTGGTGGTCAACAAG GACCGTATCTTCATGGAGAACGTTGGGGCGGTGAAGGAGCTGTGCAAGCTGACAGACAACCTGGAGACGCGCATTGACGAGCTGGAGCGCTGGAGCCGCAAGCTGGCTAAGCTACGGCGGCTGGACAGCATGAAGAGCACTGTGAGCGGGGGAACAGTCAG TCAATCAGGAAGTCAGTTCAGTCGAGCAGGAAGTGTTCCTATCAAGAAAAGATCAGGCAGATCGGGAAGCAAG AGTCCTGCTCCAGAAAATGGCTGCATCAGCCAAAAATTCCTGCAGGGAGCCATTCTGGCCCTGGTCATCATTATGGCATTCAG TGTTGTCTCCATGTCCATCCTCTACGCATTGACTCGACACCAGCAAAGTGAAATAGAGGCTGATGG CTCTGCATCCCTCTGCACTTTCTCTGTGTCTTGGACACCTGTCCTCACTGCAACTCTCACgctctgtccatctgtctgtccctg CAGGTCGAATTCCGGATTGGGATCATCCCGCAAGGCCAGTTTCTCCCCAGCAGCCTCCATTCCTCCACCACAAG TCCCACCTTCTCCCTCCATGTCCAATAAAGATCTATGCTGCCCTTCTCCAACTTCCCAGAGCAACCAGTCAACCACAAGTGTGTTGCCAAGCAACAACCAGTCAACATCAG AGCCCGTCAGCTTAGCCCCAACCCCAGGCAGCACCAACAAGAAGGCCAAGTCTCGTCCGATAGAAAAGGACGCACGTCACAGGAACCGTCTGAGTCACACCTCGGCACCAGCACCCTCCTTCCAATCCAAGACCAAGAGACCCCTGCCAGCAGACCAAGGCAGCTCAGGCATGGACAAATGGCTCCCAGCTCCCCGGCAACAACGTAGCATCCACACAAGGG GTCGAAACCCCGCCCCCTCTCTGACATCAATGCGAATCCTGGAGACGGGCCAGCCTATCACCATGGAGTTCTGTCCTTTGCCTGATAGCTGcag AACTGGAGTCCATAGCTACACTGTCTCTCTCCATGGAAACAACTACACCTCTCTTTCCCATGTGACTCTACACATGAG GTCCAACATCAGCGTTTTGGTGTTCCAGTGTGGCGTCACTAGGGGGCGTCACTGTTCACCCTATCCTGACATGCAGACACAGCACAGTGCAGAACAACCACAGAGCGAGCAGAATGTTTTCACAAAG GGGCAGGAACACTTATGGTCTGTGCCAAGACTGTCCTTCCAGGACGTCAGCTACCACTTCCGCGTGGCGCTGTCT AAACAAGTAATCTGTGCCACCAGGGAGGAGAAAGAATACATCGGTCAATACTCTGATTACCACTTCCTGTTTCAGCGAAGCTGTGGATGA
- the myrf gene encoding myelin regulatory factor isoform X5 gives MDVVDETEALRRFFEGHDINSSLEPANIDTSILEEYISKEDDSSDICFSEVQGGTGPSFSSPQPGVSSGGVTCDVSPHAPLRPGAQPPLPPLCQSTYPTAPSLGGHRHNYPYLGQQPQQLQQSHVKTEHRGHYASGTLPESPPDSSSEPYSPQQVNDPHLLSKMSPENMCHISPPPPQPHYSGLQRDMYLKQEPMISQYPPGPAMCTGGGDIQQSQMLHQLLQLPQGQDAIPGHQAKKRKHSDSPPSTLNAQMLSGIIKQEPGLIQDAENSYLDPNYQCIKWQPHQQNKWTTLYDANCKELPMPTYRVDADKGFNFSVPDDAFVCQKKNHFQVTVYIGMLGDPKYVKTSEGLQPIDCFYLKLNGVKLEAMNQCINVEQSQSDRSKRPFKPVLVTLPPEQVTKVTVGRLHFSETTANNMRKKGKPNPDQRYFMLVVALQAQSHNQSYTVAAQVSERIIVRVTSASNPGQFESDSEVLWQRGQLPDSVYHHGRVGINTDRPDEALVVHGNLKVMGSLVHPSDIRAKENVQEVNTTDNLKRISQMRLVHYHYKPEFAATVGIENTAETGVIAQEVQQILPEAVKEGGDVVCANGETIPNLLVVNKDRIFMENVGAVKELCKLTDNLETRIDELERWSRKLAKLRRLDSMKSTVSGGTVSQSGSQFSRAGSVPIKKRSGRSGSKSPAPENGCISQKFLQGAILALVIIMAFSVVSMSILYALTRHQQSEIEADGRSNSGLGSSRKASFSPAASIPPPQVPPSPSMSNKDLCCPSPTSQSNQSTTSVLPSNNQSTSEPVSLAPTPGSTNKKAKSRPIEKDARHRNRLSHTSAPAPSFQSKTKRPLPADQGSSGMDKWLPAPRQQRSIHTRGRNPAPSLTSMRILETGQPITMEFCPLPDSCRTGVHSYTVSLHGNNYTSLSHVTLHMRSNISVLVFQCGVTRGRHCSPYPDMQTQHSAEQPQSEQNVFTKGQEHLWSVPRLSFQDVSYHFRVALSKQVICATREEKEYIGQYSDYHFLFQRSCG, from the exons GCCATGATATCAACAGCTCCTTGGAGCCGGCTAACATTGACACAAGCATCTTGGAGGAGTATATCAGCAAGGAAGACGACAGCTCTGACAT ATGTTTCTCTGAGGTCCAGGGAGGCACTGGCCCCAGTTTCTCTTCCCCACAACCCGGGGTCTCCTCAGGGGGAGTGACATGTGATGTGAGCCCCCACGCGCCCCTGCGCCCGGGCGCCCAGCCACCCCTGCCCCCACTCTGCCAGAGCACTTACCCCACAGCTCCCTCACTAGGAGGGCATCGACACAACTACCCCTACCTGGGGCAGCAACCACAGCAGCTTCAGCAGTCCCACGTCAAGACAGAACACAGGGGCCACTACGCCTCTGG AACATTACCTGAGTCCCCACCCGACTCCAGCTCAGAACCGTACTCCCCCCAGCAAGTGAATG ACCCTCACCTGCTCAGCAAGATGTCTCCCGAGAACATGTGCCACATCTCGCCCCCGCCTCCCCAGCCGCACTACTCTGGCCTGCAGCGAGACATGTACCTGAAACAGGAGCCAATGATATCGCAGTACCCACCTGGGCCGGCCATGTGCACGGGGGGTGGGGACATCCAGCAGAGCCAAATGCTGCATCAGCTGCTGCAGCTTCCTCAAGGAcagga TGCCATTCCCGGTCACCAAGCCAAAAAGAGGAAGCACTCTGACTCTCCTCCAAGCACCCTCAACGCACAGATGCTCAGTGGCATCATCAAGCAAGAGCCAG GGTTGATCCAGGATGCAGAGAATTCCTACCTGGACCCCAATTACCAGTGCATCAAGTGGCAGCCTCACCAGCAGAACAAATGGACTACACTGTATGATGCCAACTGCAAGGagct GCCGATGCCCACCTATCGCGTCGACGCTGACAAGGGCTTTAACTTCTCAGTGCCGGATGATGCCTTTGTGTGCCAGAAGAAGAACCACTTCCAGGTCACAGTGTACATCGGCATGTTGGGTGATCCTAAATATGTCAAGACCAGTGAGGGTCTGCAGCCTATAGACTGCTTCTACCTCAAACTCAACGGAGTGAAG CTTGAAGCCATGAACCAGTGTATCAACGTGGAGCAATCTCAGTCTGACCGCAGCAAGAGGCCTTTCAAACCAGTTCT GGTGACTCTGCCCCCAGAGCAGGTGACCAAAGTTACAGTAGGGCGGCTTCATTTCAGTGAGACGACAGCCAACAACATGCGAAAGAAAGGAAAACCCAACCCTGACCAGCG gtACTTCATGCTggtggtggcgctgcaggcccAGTCCCACAATCAGAGCTACACGGTGGCGGCTCAGGTGTCAGAGAGGATTATCGTCAGGGTAACCTCT GCATCCAACCCAGGGCAGTTTGAGAGCGACAGCGAGGTCCTGTGGCAACGGGGCCAACTTCCCGACTCTGTGTACCACCACGGCAGAGTGGGCATCAACACCGACCGGCCAGATGAGGCGCTGGTGGTTCATGGCAACCTCAAAGTCATGGGGTCCTTGGTGCACCCCTCGGACATCCGTGCCAAAGAGAACGTTCAGGAG GTAAACACCACGGACAATCTGAAGAGGATCTCTCAGATGCGGTTGGTGCACTATCACTACAAGCCTGAGTTTGCAGCCACTGTGGGGATTGAAAACACCGCAGAAACAG GAGTGATTGCCCAGGAGGTGCAACAGATCCTGCCAGAGGCAGTTAAGGAGGGTGGAGATGTTGTCTGTGCCAACGGGGAGACCATTCCTAACCTGCTGGTGGTCAACAAG GACCGTATCTTCATGGAGAACGTTGGGGCGGTGAAGGAGCTGTGCAAGCTGACAGACAACCTGGAGACGCGCATTGACGAGCTGGAGCGCTGGAGCCGCAAGCTGGCTAAGCTACGGCGGCTGGACAGCATGAAGAGCACTGTGAGCGGGGGAACAGTCAG TCAATCAGGAAGTCAGTTCAGTCGAGCAGGAAGTGTTCCTATCAAGAAAAGATCAGGCAGATCGGGAAGCAAG AGTCCTGCTCCAGAAAATGGCTGCATCAGCCAAAAATTCCTGCAGGGAGCCATTCTGGCCCTGGTCATCATTATGGCATTCAG TGTTGTCTCCATGTCCATCCTCTACGCATTGACTCGACACCAGCAAAGTGAAATAGAGGCTGATGG CAGGTCGAATTCCGGATTGGGATCATCCCGCAAGGCCAGTTTCTCCCCAGCAGCCTCCATTCCTCCACCACAAG TCCCACCTTCTCCCTCCATGTCCAATAAAGATCTATGCTGCCCTTCTCCAACTTCCCAGAGCAACCAGTCAACCACAAGTGTGTTGCCAAGCAACAACCAGTCAACATCAG AGCCCGTCAGCTTAGCCCCAACCCCAGGCAGCACCAACAAGAAGGCCAAGTCTCGTCCGATAGAAAAGGACGCACGTCACAGGAACCGTCTGAGTCACACCTCGGCACCAGCACCCTCCTTCCAATCCAAGACCAAGAGACCCCTGCCAGCAGACCAAGGCAGCTCAGGCATGGACAAATGGCTCCCAGCTCCCCGGCAACAACGTAGCATCCACACAAGGG GTCGAAACCCCGCCCCCTCTCTGACATCAATGCGAATCCTGGAGACGGGCCAGCCTATCACCATGGAGTTCTGTCCTTTGCCTGATAGCTGcag AACTGGAGTCCATAGCTACACTGTCTCTCTCCATGGAAACAACTACACCTCTCTTTCCCATGTGACTCTACACATGAG GTCCAACATCAGCGTTTTGGTGTTCCAGTGTGGCGTCACTAGGGGGCGTCACTGTTCACCCTATCCTGACATGCAGACACAGCACAGTGCAGAACAACCACAGAGCGAGCAGAATGTTTTCACAAAG GGGCAGGAACACTTATGGTCTGTGCCAAGACTGTCCTTCCAGGACGTCAGCTACCACTTCCGCGTGGCGCTGTCT AAACAAGTAATCTGTGCCACCAGGGAGGAGAAAGAATACATCGGTCAATACTCTGATTACCACTTCCTGTTTCAGCGAAGCTGTGGATGA
- the myrf gene encoding myelin regulatory factor isoform X2 — MDVVDETEALRRFFEGHDINSSLEPANIDTSILEEYISKEDDSSDICFSEVQGGTGPSFSSPQPGVSSGGVTCDVSPHAPLRPGAQPPLPPLCQSTYPTAPSLGGHRHNYPYLGQQPQQLQQSHVKTEHRGHYASGTLPESPPDSSSEPYSPQQVNDPHLLSKMSPENMCHISPPPPQPHYSGLQRDMYLKQEPMISQYPPGPAMCTGGGDIQQSQMLHQLLQLPQGQDAIPGHQAKKRKHSDSPPSTLNAQMLSGIIKQEPGLIQDAENSYLDPNYQCIKWQPHQQNKWTTLYDANCKELPMPTYRVDADKGFNFSVPDDAFVCQKKNHFQVTVYIGMLGDPKYVKTSEGLQPIDCFYLKLNGVKLEAMNQCINVEQSQSDRSKRPFKPVLVTLPPEQVTKVTVGRLHFSETTANNMRKKGKPNPDQRYFMLVVALQAQSHNQSYTVAAQVSERIIVRVTSASNPGQFESDSEVLWQRGQLPDSVYHHGRVGINTDRPDEALVVHGNLKVMGSLVHPSDIRAKENVQEVNTTDNLKRISQMRLVHYHYKPEFAATVGIENTAETGVIAQEVQQILPEAVKEGGDVVCANGETIPNLLVVNKDRIFMENVGAVKELCKLTDNLETRIDELERWSRKLAKLRRLDSMKSTVSGGTVSQSGSQFSRAGSVPIKKRSGRSGSKSPAPENGCISQKFLQGAILALVIIMAFSVVSMSILYALTRHQQSEIEADGSASLCTFSVSWTPVLTATLTLCPSVCPWSNSGLGSSRKASFSPAASIPPPQVPPSPSMSNKDLCCPSPTSQSNQSTTSVLPSNNQSTSEPVSLAPTPGSTNKKAKSRPIEKDARHRNRLSHTSAPAPSFQSKTKRPLPADQGSSGMDKWLPAPRQQRSIHTRGRNPAPSLTSMRILETGQPITMEFCPLPDSCRTGVHSYTVSLHGNNYTSLSHVTLHMRSNISVLVFQCGVTRGRHCSPYPDMQTQHSAEQPQSEQNVFTKGQEHLWSVPRLSFQDVSYHFRVALSKQVICATREEKEYIGQYSDYHFLFQRSCG, encoded by the exons GCCATGATATCAACAGCTCCTTGGAGCCGGCTAACATTGACACAAGCATCTTGGAGGAGTATATCAGCAAGGAAGACGACAGCTCTGACAT ATGTTTCTCTGAGGTCCAGGGAGGCACTGGCCCCAGTTTCTCTTCCCCACAACCCGGGGTCTCCTCAGGGGGAGTGACATGTGATGTGAGCCCCCACGCGCCCCTGCGCCCGGGCGCCCAGCCACCCCTGCCCCCACTCTGCCAGAGCACTTACCCCACAGCTCCCTCACTAGGAGGGCATCGACACAACTACCCCTACCTGGGGCAGCAACCACAGCAGCTTCAGCAGTCCCACGTCAAGACAGAACACAGGGGCCACTACGCCTCTGG AACATTACCTGAGTCCCCACCCGACTCCAGCTCAGAACCGTACTCCCCCCAGCAAGTGAATG ACCCTCACCTGCTCAGCAAGATGTCTCCCGAGAACATGTGCCACATCTCGCCCCCGCCTCCCCAGCCGCACTACTCTGGCCTGCAGCGAGACATGTACCTGAAACAGGAGCCAATGATATCGCAGTACCCACCTGGGCCGGCCATGTGCACGGGGGGTGGGGACATCCAGCAGAGCCAAATGCTGCATCAGCTGCTGCAGCTTCCTCAAGGAcagga TGCCATTCCCGGTCACCAAGCCAAAAAGAGGAAGCACTCTGACTCTCCTCCAAGCACCCTCAACGCACAGATGCTCAGTGGCATCATCAAGCAAGAGCCAG GGTTGATCCAGGATGCAGAGAATTCCTACCTGGACCCCAATTACCAGTGCATCAAGTGGCAGCCTCACCAGCAGAACAAATGGACTACACTGTATGATGCCAACTGCAAGGagct GCCGATGCCCACCTATCGCGTCGACGCTGACAAGGGCTTTAACTTCTCAGTGCCGGATGATGCCTTTGTGTGCCAGAAGAAGAACCACTTCCAGGTCACAGTGTACATCGGCATGTTGGGTGATCCTAAATATGTCAAGACCAGTGAGGGTCTGCAGCCTATAGACTGCTTCTACCTCAAACTCAACGGAGTGAAG CTTGAAGCCATGAACCAGTGTATCAACGTGGAGCAATCTCAGTCTGACCGCAGCAAGAGGCCTTTCAAACCAGTTCT GGTGACTCTGCCCCCAGAGCAGGTGACCAAAGTTACAGTAGGGCGGCTTCATTTCAGTGAGACGACAGCCAACAACATGCGAAAGAAAGGAAAACCCAACCCTGACCAGCG gtACTTCATGCTggtggtggcgctgcaggcccAGTCCCACAATCAGAGCTACACGGTGGCGGCTCAGGTGTCAGAGAGGATTATCGTCAGGGTAACCTCT GCATCCAACCCAGGGCAGTTTGAGAGCGACAGCGAGGTCCTGTGGCAACGGGGCCAACTTCCCGACTCTGTGTACCACCACGGCAGAGTGGGCATCAACACCGACCGGCCAGATGAGGCGCTGGTGGTTCATGGCAACCTCAAAGTCATGGGGTCCTTGGTGCACCCCTCGGACATCCGTGCCAAAGAGAACGTTCAGGAG GTAAACACCACGGACAATCTGAAGAGGATCTCTCAGATGCGGTTGGTGCACTATCACTACAAGCCTGAGTTTGCAGCCACTGTGGGGATTGAAAACACCGCAGAAACAG GAGTGATTGCCCAGGAGGTGCAACAGATCCTGCCAGAGGCAGTTAAGGAGGGTGGAGATGTTGTCTGTGCCAACGGGGAGACCATTCCTAACCTGCTGGTGGTCAACAAG GACCGTATCTTCATGGAGAACGTTGGGGCGGTGAAGGAGCTGTGCAAGCTGACAGACAACCTGGAGACGCGCATTGACGAGCTGGAGCGCTGGAGCCGCAAGCTGGCTAAGCTACGGCGGCTGGACAGCATGAAGAGCACTGTGAGCGGGGGAACAGTCAG TCAATCAGGAAGTCAGTTCAGTCGAGCAGGAAGTGTTCCTATCAAGAAAAGATCAGGCAGATCGGGAAGCAAG AGTCCTGCTCCAGAAAATGGCTGCATCAGCCAAAAATTCCTGCAGGGAGCCATTCTGGCCCTGGTCATCATTATGGCATTCAG TGTTGTCTCCATGTCCATCCTCTACGCATTGACTCGACACCAGCAAAGTGAAATAGAGGCTGATGG CTCTGCATCCCTCTGCACTTTCTCTGTGTCTTGGACACCTGTCCTCACTGCAACTCTCACgctctgtccatctgtctgtccctg GTCGAATTCCGGATTGGGATCATCCCGCAAGGCCAGTTTCTCCCCAGCAGCCTCCATTCCTCCACCACAAG TCCCACCTTCTCCCTCCATGTCCAATAAAGATCTATGCTGCCCTTCTCCAACTTCCCAGAGCAACCAGTCAACCACAAGTGTGTTGCCAAGCAACAACCAGTCAACATCAG AGCCCGTCAGCTTAGCCCCAACCCCAGGCAGCACCAACAAGAAGGCCAAGTCTCGTCCGATAGAAAAGGACGCACGTCACAGGAACCGTCTGAGTCACACCTCGGCACCAGCACCCTCCTTCCAATCCAAGACCAAGAGACCCCTGCCAGCAGACCAAGGCAGCTCAGGCATGGACAAATGGCTCCCAGCTCCCCGGCAACAACGTAGCATCCACACAAGGG GTCGAAACCCCGCCCCCTCTCTGACATCAATGCGAATCCTGGAGACGGGCCAGCCTATCACCATGGAGTTCTGTCCTTTGCCTGATAGCTGcag AACTGGAGTCCATAGCTACACTGTCTCTCTCCATGGAAACAACTACACCTCTCTTTCCCATGTGACTCTACACATGAG GTCCAACATCAGCGTTTTGGTGTTCCAGTGTGGCGTCACTAGGGGGCGTCACTGTTCACCCTATCCTGACATGCAGACACAGCACAGTGCAGAACAACCACAGAGCGAGCAGAATGTTTTCACAAAG GGGCAGGAACACTTATGGTCTGTGCCAAGACTGTCCTTCCAGGACGTCAGCTACCACTTCCGCGTGGCGCTGTCT AAACAAGTAATCTGTGCCACCAGGGAGGAGAAAGAATACATCGGTCAATACTCTGATTACCACTTCCTGTTTCAGCGAAGCTGTGGATGA